A segment of the Pseudomonas versuta genome:
TCTTTAACCTGGATCTGTTTCTGGTTTTTCTTTGCAGCGGCAACCTGTTTCTTCTTCTCGAAGATAGATTTGCCGTAGTCCATCAGCTTACAAACTGGGGGTACTGCATCAGCGGAAATTTCCACCAAATCCAGTTTGGCCTCTTCAGCTTTAAGAAGCGCGTCTTCAATTGACACAATCCCAAGCTGCTCGCCTTCAGCCCCAATTAACCGAACCTCGCGTGCCGAGATATTCTCGTTGATCGGGGCCTTCGGTGCAGCTCGTTTATCTTGTCTCATTTCACGCTTAATAATAATTACTCCGAATCATGGCGACCACGCCGGGAAACCGCTTGTGCGAGGAATTCAGCGAATTGCGCGACGGGCATCGAGCCCAGGTCAGCACCTTCACGTGTACGCACAGCGACAGTCTGCATCTCGACTTCTCTATCTCCGATAACCAAGAGATAAGGAACCTTGAGCAAAGTATGCTCGCGGATTTTAAAGCCGATCTTTTCATTTCTCAAGTCAGACTTGGCACGAAATCCGCTCTGATTGAGAGTTTTTTCAACTTCAAGGGCAAAATCTGCCTGTTTATCAGTGATATTCAGGATCACTGCCTGGGTTGGCGCAAGCCACGCAGGGAAGGCACCTTCGTAATGCTCAATCAAAATACCGACGAAACGTTCGAACGATCCAAGGATCGCGCGGTGCAGCATAACGGGATGCTTACGGCTGTTGTCTTCGGACACATATTCTGCGCCAAGACGGATCGGCAGGTTGAAATCGAGCTGTAAGGTACCACATTGCCAGACACGACCCAGACAATCTTTCAGAGAAAATTCGATCTTGGGACCGTAGAAGGCACCTTCGCCCGGCTGCAAATCATACGCCAGACCAGCACTATCAAGGGCTGCGGCCAAAGCGCTTTCAGCGCGATCCCACAACTCATCAGAGCCAACACGCTTTTCAGGACGAGTCGACAACTTAAGCTCAATATCCTTGAAACCAAAGTCTGCATACACATCGAGTGTCAGCTTGATGAACGCTGCAGACTCGGCCTGCATCTGTTCTTCAGTGCAGAAAATATGTGCATCGTCCTGGGTAAACGCACGAACACGCATGATGCCATGCAATGCGCCCGACGGCTCATTACGGTGGCATGCACCGAACTCGGCCAGACGCATTGGCAATTCACGGTAGCTTTTCAGCCCCTGATTGAAGACCTGCACGTGACAAGGACAGTTCATCGGCTTGATCGCGTAATCGCGGTTTTCCGATTCAGTGGTGAACATGTTTTCAGCGTAATTAGCCCAATGCCCGGACTTTTCCCACAAGCTGCGATCAACCACCTGAGGAGTTTTAATCTCCAGATAGCCATTTTCGCGCTGTATTTTACGCATGTACTGTTCGAGTACCTGGTAAAGCGTCCAACCGTTCGGATGCCAGAACACCATTCCCGGCGCTTCTTCCTGAGTGTGAAACAACCCCAGGCGCTTACCGATTTTACGGTGATCGCGCTTTTCCGCTTCTTCAATGCGAAGGACATAGGCAGCGAGCTGCTTCTTGTCAGCCCACGCCGTGCCATAAATTCGCTGCAGCTGCTCGTTTTTAGCATCGCCGCGCCAGTAGGCACCGGACAGCTTGGTCAGCTTGAACGACTTCAAGAAGCGCGTATTCGGCACGTGAGGCCCACGGCACATGTCAACGTACTCCTCATGGAAATACAGACCCATGGCTTGTTCGTTCGGCATGTCTTCAATCAGACGCAGCTTGTAATCTTCACCACGCTGGGCAAAAAGCTCGATGACCTCAGCACGCGGTGTCACTTTCTTGATGACGTCGTAGTCTTTTTCGATCAATTGCTGCATGCGCTTTTCAATAGCTGCCATGTCATCCGGAGTAAACGGACGTTCATAGGCGATATCGTAATAAAAGCCTTCGTCAATAACAGGTCCAATTACCATTCTGGCTGTTGGATACAACTGCTTGACTGCATGCCCCACCAGGTGGGCGCAAGAGTGGCGAATAATCTCCAGCCCCTCTTCATCCTTGGGAGTGATGATTTGCAAGGTGGCGTCATGTTCGATCAAATCGCAGGCATCAACCAGTTTGCCGTCGACCTTACCGGCTACGGTGGCCTTGGCCAGACCTGCGCCAATTGAAGCGGCTACTTCAGCTACAGATACCGGATGATCAAATGTACGTTGACTGCCGTCGGGAAGAGTAATAGTTGGCATGGCGCCTCCTCTCCTAGTGGTGACCCCTACCAAAGGTCACGTGGGTTGGGATGAGCCAGTACGCGATTCGGAGGTATACCTGCCTCACAGTGGCAGGAGCCTTGCGGCCAACACTAAACCGAACCAGAGTGACTGGAGTTCAAATAAAAGGGTTAATGGCTCTGCTTCGCGGCTCGGGAGCACGCAATAGCATAAAAACGCCAAGGGCGGCATGCTAGCACAGAAGAAAGGGCGCCGCCCTCCCGCCGGTGCTCACTCGAAGCAATGAGGCGGTTTTTGCAAAATGGTGAACTTGAGCTCCACTATCCCCTCAGATACTCAGTGCAACAAATTCAGATTTAAAGTCTATAAGGAGAATCACATGCGCATGACTCACCTGCTTGCCCTCGTAGCACCTATGGCAATGCTCTTGCCCTTGAGCGCCCAGGCCGAAAGTTGGCCTGCAGGCGCCAAAGAAGCCTATATGAAGGATTGCACTGCAGCCGCCAGCCAAAGTGTCGACCAGAAAACCGCCCAGCAACATTGCGCATGCGGTGCAGATAAAATTTCCGAGAAATTTTCGACTGCCGAGATCAAAGAGTTGATGAGCAAGACAAAAATGCCGAGCGTAGAGCTGCGGACCAAGGCCCTGGATGCCATCCAGGCCTGCAGGGCAACAAAATAGAGCATGTTTCGGGGGCTGATTTAAGCCTTGAGCCAAGCAAAAAAGACCTTGAAACGTCTTTTTGCTAAAAAATATGCATCCTTTACTGCTTTTTTTCGAAGGCGCTTTCGCCGCTAAACCCCCATAAAACGGGGACTTAAGGCACTTCAAGCGCCAGACAAATGCTAACAATGATGCAAACTGCAGCTCAGGGGGGCTCCCAAACCGCACATTTCGACTATGATAGCTCGGTGTGCCCAGTTGGCCTGAGCAGCACAGTACTACTGAAAATATAAGTTTCTTGGAGATACACCATGTCTAATCGCCAAACCGGCACCGTAAAATGGTTCAACGATGAAAAAGGCTTCGGCTTCATCACTCCTCAAGGTGGCGGTGACGACCTGTTCGTACACTTCAAAGCTATCGAAAGCGACGGTTTCAAAAGCCTGAAAGAAGGCCAGACTGTTTCCTTCGTGGCTGAGAAAGGCCAAAAGGGTATGCAAGCTGCACAGGTTCGTCCGGAGTAAATCTCCTTCGAACAAAAAAACCCCGTCCATGTGACGGGGTTTTTTATGCCTACAACAACGCTAAATGATCTTAACCGCAGTTAACTCGGGTAATGATGGCGTTGTCATCCGCATTAAGATTCAAACGATCAGAACGGTACTCCAGCGTCATGATGTCATGTGGCGCCAGGATGCGTGCATTTTGTGCCCCAGCCTTGATGCGGGCCTGCTCCAACAGCTCTGGCGACGCCTTTTGGCCAATCACAAAGCTGGCTGCTTTAGCATCGCAACGACTGTGACCAGCCTCAGCCACAGGGTCTTTTGCAGCGTTCGGCGTACTACAGCCTGACAGCGCTACAACCGCCAACAACGAAACCAATGACGCTAGCTTCCAAGACATGAAGCCTCCTTAAGATAAATAGTCGAAACCTTTGCGACAGCTTTTTCGCAAATAGGTTGCACAGAGTCTTACGGCAAAAATTGATTAACCGCAGGGCACAAGATATTGCCCGAGCACATCACAAACGCGCACATCTAATCGTGACGGAATGTGTAACCCGCTAATAAACATCAATGTAATCGAAAGGAGGGCACGGCCAATTGTCCTTCAGCGCATTACGAATCTGCATGACCCAGACCTCATCGCTTGCGGCAATATTACCGACATACCCGGAGCCGGCAGCCCAGGTCTCAAGCCTGAAAAGCAGCCCTTCGATATCTGCACCACCCACAACACCGGAAGAAATATAGGCAATACCTGCCTTCGTGACGCGTAACTGAGTATGTGCATCATCACTGGCCGAGGCCAGTAGCTGGCTGACTGCTAAAACCGTCAGCTCATCCGGGTTGTTTAAATCAATGTGCATGTGAAGGCCCCGACCTCAAAAATTCAAGTGTGGCATGCACACGGGCCTCATGCGAAAGTTGAAGCCCCAAAAGACCCGTAACATGATTAACTTTGACCTCCTGATAGCATCAGGAGGTCTTTTTGCTAAAATCGCCTTTTTAACACCCCTCTTGAGATACTCATGACAACAGTCACCATCGATGCAGACATCAAAGCCAAATGGCCTCAAGGTCAGTGCTCCTACAGCCCTGGAAGCCCGGAGGAGCTGGCAATCATCGGTATCGACCTGTTAGTCAAAGAGCTTGGCACCGAGTCAGCCAGAGCCTTTGTCAGCCAAATATTCGAAAAGTACAAGGACACGGCATTTTCGAAACTGACATAAGGTGGCGCAGACTCATATCACTGCAGCCGCCCCAGTCGTGCAGTCAGCAAGTCAAAAAATCCTTGGGCGTCGCCATTCTCAACCCAAAACGCATTTTTCGGCTGCTTTAGCGTGTCGTACCAGTCTGCAATGGTTTGGCCAAAGGTAGGCCCTTCGCGGGTATCCACTACCAGATTAACCTCGCGCCCGGAGAATAATTCTGGCTTGAGCAGGTAGGCGATAACACTGGCATCGTGTACAGGACCACCCGGCAATCCGTAGTGCGCCATATCGTTCTTCACATACTCATTCAAAATATCGCCAACCAGCTTGCCGGCCTGATTGCCAAGTGAGGCAATCTGTTTCAAACGCTGGTCACTGGTCAGGATCTTGTGCGTCACATCAAGCGGGACATAAACCAGCTTGACGCCACTTTTCAAAACCACATCTGCCGCATGCGGATCGGCGTAGAGGTTGAATTCGGCCACAGGGGTAATGTTGCCGCCGTTGAAATGAGCACCGCCCATGACCACGACCTCCCTGATACCCTTGGTGATATCAGGCGCCTGAACCAGCGCCAGCGCCAGGTTGGTTTGTGGTCCGAGCATGGCAATTGTCACACTGCCTGGCTTCGCCGCACGCAATGTATCGATGAGATAGTTAACCGCATTGGCCTGCTCGAGCCCTTTGGCAGGTTCATGTATCGGGACACCCGTTACACCTTCCTGACCATGAATATTCTCGGCATAGATGGGCGTGCGCACCAGAGGCTTGGGTGCCCCGGCATACACGGGGACGTCTTCGCGGCCTGCCCACTCCCGTGCAAGGCGGGCATTACGCGAGGTCTTGTCCAGACGGACATTACCCGCCACGGTGGTAATCCCCAAGACATTGAGTTGCTCAGGCGACGCAAGCGCCAGCAGCAAAGCAACGACGTCATCAGCACCGGGGTCAGTGTCGATGATCAGATCGATTTTTTCGGCAGCATGGACACTTGAAATACTGAGAACAGACAAAAACACGACACTCCTGATCAGGTGATGAAAAATCCGCATAAAACGCGACATGAGTTATTCCCTGTATGACGTATTAAAAAGTAACTCCGGCGATCAGAGCGATGTTGCAGTAGGGACGGCATTCTCCCGTTCTCACAATCACTTTTGCCCGCAGGCATAGCGCCTTGAACGCATTGTGATCGAGCAAACTCCTGCTCCCCAGATCTCCCCGAGTGTTGTGCATATCGATGCATGACAATGCCGGGCAAGGCATTTGCAGCAGCTCGTGCGCCAGAACATGACTTTGCACCTGCATCTCACTGAGCACGGTGCTCAGCGTACTGCAAACATCAGGCACGCCTTGGGTCAGCGCCAGATCAATCAGCTCCACGCCATTGGGCACAGGCAAACCGGCATCGGCAATAATCACGATGTCACCATGCCCCAGCGAAGCAATAAGTCGCGAAAGCGCGATGTTGAGCAAAGGTGTTTTTTTCATGACAAGGCAAAGTCCTTTACATCCTGCAGCCGAGGTATCGAGGGCTGCGCGCCCGCGCAGGTCACTGATAATGCTGCCGCAATCTGGGCAAAACGAATCGCATCGTCCTCCCCTTTGCCCGCTGCCAGTGCAGCCGAGAAAGCTCCGACAAATGTATCGCCGGCCGCTGTTGCATCGACCGCCTCAACCTTGGGTGCAGCAAAGTGCATGACGCGCTGCGCACTGACAAGCAACGCGCCCTGCGCGCCCAGCGTCACAATAATTTTGCCCGCTCCGAGCGCCAGAAGGCTGCGTGCAGCCAGTTCTGCAGAATCAAGCGAATCAACTGTAACGCCAGTCAGAGCCCCCGCCTCACTTTCATTGGGGATCAAGTAATCCACAGAGGCATACCATTGCACCGGTAACGGTCCACTGGCGGGGGCCGGGTTGAGAATGACAATTTTATCCAGCTCACGCCCGCGCTTGAGGGTGTGGCCGACCGTCTCCATCGGCACCTCAAGCTGGCAAATGATGACCTTCGTTTCTTGCAGCATGCCGTCAAACGCCATGATGTCTTGAGAGGCAAGGCATCCATTGGTGCCCGGCACTACCACAATGGTGTTCTGACTGTTGGTATCAACGACGATCAGCGCAACACCGCTCACACCCTGCGTGACAGTACGAACGGCCTGACAATCGATGTTCTCGGCCTCCAGCCCTTCACGCAGTTGCACGCCATACGCATCACTGCCTACGCACCCGATCATCGCCACCTGTGCTCCCAGGCGCGACGCTGCCACAGCCTGGTTCGCCCCCTTGCCACCATGAACCGTACCAAAAGACTGCCCGAATACTGTTTCTCCCGGGCGCGGCAGGCGCTCTGCGCGGGTGACCAGATCCATGTTGAGACTGCCAACCACCACTACGTTTGCTTGCATGTTATCGAGACTCACCCATGGGATTTTCGCAAGGATTGCACCGGCGCCCCGACATAGGCAGCCGTCGACTCTCGCAGCACGATGCTTGGTGTCACAATTCGCTGCTCCACCGCCCGTTCAGGCGAGGCAATACGGCGCAACAATAACTGCGCGGCCATTTCTCCCAGCTGCAAAATCGACTGCCCGACTGTCGTCAGCGCCGGATAGACATAACGGCTCATTTGCACATCATCAAAACCAATCACAGACAACTGATCCGGCACCCGGATATTGCGTTCTGCAGCCGCCCGCAAAACACCGATCCCCATCATGTCGTTGCACGCAAAAATAGCCGAAGGCCGGTTGTTTTCCAGCAAGCTGACTGCCGCCTGATACCCCCCGACACTGCTGAAATCACTCTCGATCATCCAGGGTGCGGACGCTGTGACACCGGCCTCAGCCAGGGCTCGCAGGTAGCCTGCAGTGCGCAGCTGTGCAACGCGTGTGATTGCAGGGCCACCAATACAGGCGATAGCCCTGTGCCCCAGATCAAGCAAATGCCGGGTGGCCAGATACGCACCCAGTTCGTGATCGATTCGTACCAGGTCTGCGTCGATACCTTCGAGGTTCCGATCGACAATGACCATGGGCGTTCGCACACCGACCAGCCCGCTTGCCAGGCCAAGATCGCCTCCGGCCGAAGCCACAACCAGACCATCCACGCGCTTCTCAAGCAGCACCCGCAGATAGTTGCGCTGCTTGTCAGGATCGTCGTCACCGTTGCACAGGATCACGCAGTAATTGTTGCGCTCGCAGTAATCCTCGATACCCCGCGCCAACTCGGCGAAGTACGGGTTCAAGCTATTGGCAACCAGCAGGCCGATAGTCGCGGTGGTCTTGGCCTTCAAGGAGCGTGCGACAGCGCTTGGCACATAGTCGAGACGCGCAATGGCCTCCTCAACTTTCAAGCGCACCGGCTCACTTACCGGGCGCGTTTTATTCAGGACATGCGACACCGTGGTGTAAGAAATGCCGGCCATTGCTGCGACATCTTTAATGGTTGCCATTGTTCAATTCCGTCGTCGTGCGCGTTGACTGCGGTAAGTATCCAGGACTACTGCCATCACTATGACAGCACCGGTGATAATACGCTTTGTCGGCTCGGTTGCACCGATTTGAGCCAGCCCCGCGGCCAGTACCGAAATAATCAGCACCCCGAAAAAAGTACTGATGACCGACCCGCGTCCGCCCATCAAACTCGTACCGCCGATAACCACCGCAGCAATCACCTGCAACTCAAGACCCGAACCGGCATTGGGGTCTGCAGCCTCCAGACGGGATATCTGAAACAGCGCAGCCACGCCCGCCAACAAACCCATCAGGCTGAACACTAAAATCTTGTAGGGCTTGGGATTGATACCGGAAAGGCGAACGGCTTCCTCGTTCGTACCGATCCCGATCAGGTAACGGCCAAACACGGTCCGTGTCAGAACGGCCTGAGCAATAAAAATGATCAGCAGCGCAATAATGAAAGAGGGTGAAATGCCGAATGCAATCGGATTGGACAGCCAGGCAAACGCATCACCGATATAGGCTGTGCGAGAACCCGTCATCTGATAGGCCGCGCCCCGGGCCATCTCCAGCACACCCAGAGAAACAATAAAGGATGGAATCCGCCAGGCGACGCTGATCGACCCCGTGATCGTACCTGCCAGCGCAGCGCATGCCATTCCCAGCAGGGCCGCAGGAAAGATCCCCCAGCCCCAGCCCAGAATGGCCACACTGACCGCTGAGGCCGC
Coding sequences within it:
- the infC gene encoding translation initiation factor IF-3, with the protein product MIIKREMRQDKRAAPKAPINENISAREVRLIGAEGEQLGIVSIEDALLKAEEAKLDLVEISADAVPPVCKLMDYGKSIFEKKKQVAAAKKNQKQIQVKEIKFRPGTEEGDYQVKLRNLVRFLSDGDRAKVSLRFRGREMAHQELGMELLKRVEGDLLEYGTVEQHPKMEGRQLIMVIAPKKKK
- the thrS gene encoding threonine--tRNA ligase is translated as MPTITLPDGSQRTFDHPVSVAEVAASIGAGLAKATVAGKVDGKLVDACDLIEHDATLQIITPKDEEGLEIIRHSCAHLVGHAVKQLYPTARMVIGPVIDEGFYYDIAYERPFTPDDMAAIEKRMQQLIEKDYDVIKKVTPRAEVIELFAQRGEDYKLRLIEDMPNEQAMGLYFHEEYVDMCRGPHVPNTRFLKSFKLTKLSGAYWRGDAKNEQLQRIYGTAWADKKQLAAYVLRIEEAEKRDHRKIGKRLGLFHTQEEAPGMVFWHPNGWTLYQVLEQYMRKIQRENGYLEIKTPQVVDRSLWEKSGHWANYAENMFTTESENRDYAIKPMNCPCHVQVFNQGLKSYRELPMRLAEFGACHRNEPSGALHGIMRVRAFTQDDAHIFCTEEQMQAESAAFIKLTLDVYADFGFKDIELKLSTRPEKRVGSDELWDRAESALAAALDSAGLAYDLQPGEGAFYGPKIEFSLKDCLGRVWQCGTLQLDFNLPIRLGAEYVSEDNSRKHPVMLHRAILGSFERFVGILIEHYEGAFPAWLAPTQAVILNITDKQADFALEVEKTLNQSGFRAKSDLRNEKIGFKIREHTLLKVPYLLVIGDREVEMQTVAVRTREGADLGSMPVAQFAEFLAQAVSRRGRHDSE
- a CDS encoding cold-shock protein, whose amino-acid sequence is MSNRQTGTVKWFNDEKGFGFITPQGGGDDLFVHFKAIESDGFKSLKEGQTVSFVAEKGQKGMQAAQVRPE
- a CDS encoding I78 family peptidase inhibitor, with translation MSWKLASLVSLLAVVALSGCSTPNAAKDPVAEAGHSRCDAKAASFVIGQKASPELLEQARIKAGAQNARILAPHDIMTLEYRSDRLNLNADDNAIITRVNCG
- a CDS encoding nucleoside hydrolase, whose protein sequence is MSRFMRIFHHLIRSVVFLSVLSISSVHAAEKIDLIIDTDPGADDVVALLLALASPEQLNVLGITTVAGNVRLDKTSRNARLAREWAGREDVPVYAGAPKPLVRTPIYAENIHGQEGVTGVPIHEPAKGLEQANAVNYLIDTLRAAKPGSVTIAMLGPQTNLALALVQAPDITKGIREVVVMGGAHFNGGNITPVAEFNLYADPHAADVVLKSGVKLVYVPLDVTHKILTSDQRLKQIASLGNQAGKLVGDILNEYVKNDMAHYGLPGGPVHDASVIAYLLKPELFSGREVNLVVDTREGPTFGQTIADWYDTLKQPKNAFWVENGDAQGFFDLLTARLGRLQ
- the rbsD gene encoding D-ribose pyranase encodes the protein MKKTPLLNIALSRLIASLGHGDIVIIADAGLPVPNGVELIDLALTQGVPDVCSTLSTVLSEMQVQSHVLAHELLQMPCPALSCIDMHNTRGDLGSRSLLDHNAFKALCLRAKVIVRTGECRPYCNIALIAGVTF
- the rbsK gene encoding ribokinase, with the translated sequence MQANVVVVGSLNMDLVTRAERLPRPGETVFGQSFGTVHGGKGANQAVAASRLGAQVAMIGCVGSDAYGVQLREGLEAENIDCQAVRTVTQGVSGVALIVVDTNSQNTIVVVPGTNGCLASQDIMAFDGMLQETKVIICQLEVPMETVGHTLKRGRELDKIVILNPAPASGPLPVQWYASVDYLIPNESEAGALTGVTVDSLDSAELAARSLLALGAGKIIVTLGAQGALLVSAQRVMHFAAPKVEAVDATAAGDTFVGAFSAALAAGKGEDDAIRFAQIAAALSVTCAGAQPSIPRLQDVKDFALS
- a CDS encoding LacI family DNA-binding transcriptional regulator; translated protein: MATIKDVAAMAGISYTTVSHVLNKTRPVSEPVRLKVEEAIARLDYVPSAVARSLKAKTTATIGLLVANSLNPYFAELARGIEDYCERNNYCVILCNGDDDPDKQRNYLRVLLEKRVDGLVVASAGGDLGLASGLVGVRTPMVIVDRNLEGIDADLVRIDHELGAYLATRHLLDLGHRAIACIGGPAITRVAQLRTAGYLRALAEAGVTASAPWMIESDFSSVGGYQAAVSLLENNRPSAIFACNDMMGIGVLRAAAERNIRVPDQLSVIGFDDVQMSRYVYPALTTVGQSILQLGEMAAQLLLRRIASPERAVEQRIVTPSIVLRESTAAYVGAPVQSLRKSHG
- a CDS encoding ABC transporter permease, whose product is MKSTSAVPKSARNYFGTGTYLGLAGALLAMIVLFSSLSDHFFSYDTLSTLANQIPDLMVLSVGMTFVLIIGGIDLSVGSVLALAASAVSVAILGWGWGIFPAALLGMACAALAGTITGSISVAWRIPSFIVSLGVLEMARGAAYQMTGSRTAYIGDAFAWLSNPIAFGISPSFIIALLIIFIAQAVLTRTVFGRYLIGIGTNEEAVRLSGINPKPYKILVFSLMGLLAGVAALFQISRLEAADPNAGSGLELQVIAAVVIGGTSLMGGRGSVISTFFGVLIISVLAAGLAQIGATEPTKRIITGAVIVMAVVLDTYRSQRARRRN